GAAGAAGACCGCCAGTCCCGCGACCGCCATCAGGACCGCGATGGTGCCGACCGACGCCAGCACGCGCCGGTTCACGACGCGCTCGCCGGGGTCCCGCGGCGGCCGGTCCATCACGTCGTCGGCCTTCGGGTCGGCACCGAGCGCGAGCGCGGGCAGCCCGTCGGTGACCAGGTTGACCCACAGCAGCATCACCGGGGTGAGCACCACCGCCTCCCTGCCGGCGAACGCCTCGGGGAAGAGCGCGGCGCCGACCAGCGCGCCGAAGAACACCACCAGGACCTCGCCCGCGTTGGCCGACAGCAGGTAGTTGACGAACTTCCGGACGTTGTCGAAGACGCCCCGGCCCTCGGCCACCGCGTCCCGGATGGTGGCGAAGTTGTCGTCACGGAGCACCACGTCGGCGGCGGTCCGGGCCACGTCGGTCCCTCGTCGGCCCATCGCGATCCCCACGTCGGCCCGCTTGAGCGCGGGGGCGTCGTTCACGCCGTCGCCGGTCATCGCCACCGCGTGGTCGCGCTCCTGGAGCGCCCGGAGGATGGCGACCTTGTGGGCCGGAGAGACCCGGGCGAACACCTCCACGTCCTCCACGCACTCGGCCAGTTCGTCGTCCGAGAGCGCCTCGATCTCCGGCCCGGTCAGCGCCCCCTCGGGGTCGAAGCCCAGTTCGGCGCCGATGGCCTTCGCCGTCTCGACGTTGTCGCCGGTCGCCATCACGGTCCGGATGCCCGCCCGCCGGCAGTCGGCGACGGCGTCGGCCACCTCGGGTCTCGGCGGGTCCATCAGCCCCTGGAGACCCACGAACGTGAGGTCGCTCTCCAGTTCGTCGTCGCCGGCCTCGGGGTCGACGCCGTTCTTGCGAGCGAACGCCAGCACCCGCAGCGCGTCGGCGGCGAAGTCCCCGGTCACCGCCAGGATCTCGGCCCGGCGCTCGTCGGTGAGTGCGACCGCCCGCCCGTCGGCCAGCTCGCTCTCGCACCGGTCGAGAATCACCTCGGGCGCGCCCTTGACGTACGCGGTCGGGCCGGATTCCGGGATGGCGTTTTCGCTTCCGCGGCCGTTTTCGTTTTCGTATTTATGTCCGTTTGCGTATTCGTTTGCGTATGCGTTTACATCATTGTCGTCGGCCGGCGCGACCACGGTCATGCGCTTTCGCTCCGACGAGAACGGGACCTCGCGGAGTCGCTCGACGGACTCCGCGACGCCGGCCTCCTCGGCTGCCCGGAGGAGCGCCACCTCGGTCGGGTCGCCCCGATAGCCGTCCGGGCCGCGCTCGGCGTCGTTGCAGACCGCGCCGGTCCTGAGCAGCGCGGCGAGCGCGGGCGGCGTCGGCCCGTCGGCGCGAGTCTCCGCGGCGGCCCGTTCACCGGTGGGCAGTTCGACGACCTCGCCGCCGGCGTAGGCCCGCCGGACAGTCATCTCGTTCTCGGTCAGCGTCCCGGTCTTGTCGGTGACGATAACGTCGACCGAGCCGAGGCTCTCGACCACCGGGAGCCGCCGGACCAGCGCGTTCCGCCGGAGGAGCCGGCGCGACCCGAGCGCCAGCGTGAGCGTGACCACCGCGGGCAGCCCCTCCGGCACCGCGGCCACCGCCAGCGTCACCGCGACCAGCAGGACCGCGACGGGCGACGACCCCGCGACCAGCAACTGCACCGCGGCGACGAACCCGATGATTCCGAGCGTCAGGCCCGCGATGCGCCGGCCGAGCGCGTCGACCTCCTCCTGGAACGGCGTCGGCTGCTCTTCGGTCGACCCGAGCTGCTCGGCGATGGCGCCGACCTCGGTGTCCATCCCGGTCGCCACCGCGACCGCGGTCCCCCGTCCCTGGACCGCGTGGGTGTTCGTGAAGACCATCCCCTCCCGGTCGGCCGGCGGTGCGTCGGGGGCGACGGCATCCGTCGTCTTCTCGACGCTCGCGCTCTCGCCGGTCAGCGCCGACTCGTCGGCGGCGAGCCGCTGGGCGTCGACCAGTCGCCCGTCGGCGGGGATCACGTCGCCCTGCGCGACGAAGAACACGTCGCCGGGCACCACCTCGCGGGCGTCGACCGTCCGCTTCTCGCCGTCCCGGAGCACGGTCGCGTCCGGCGTCGACAGCGACCGGAGCGCCTGGATCGACCGCTCGGTCCGGTAGTCCTGGACGAAGCCGAACAGCCCGTTGGCCAGCAGGATGGCGGCGATGAGCCCGGCCTCGGCGTACTCGGGCGTCTGGCCCGGCAGGAACCCCACGCCGAGCGACAGCGCCGCCGCCACCACGAGCAGGTAGGTCAGCCAGTTCCGGAACTGATCGGCGAACAGGCCCGCGAGCGAGACTCCGTCCCGGTCGCGGATCTCGTTCGGTCCGTACTCCGCGAGGCGTCGCTCGGCCTCGTCGGCGCTCAGCCCCGTCTCGTCGGCGTCGAGTTCGTCGTACACCTCGCTCGGCGGCGCTGCGTGCCAGTCCATGCGGGAACTCCTTCGACTCGACATCGGCCAGCGCCGAAAGTGTACGGGGCTACGCGAGGAGTTCGCCCGAACCCTCGCCCGCATCGGCGACGGCGGGACGGTCCGGAGGCAGCGAGTTCTCCAGCCAGTGGTCGTCCTCGTAGCTGATGCGGTCGGCGGCGTCCGGATCGCGCGTCGCTCGCTCGTGCTGTGGCTCCCCGTACAGCGGGCGCTCGTCGGCGACCGCCTCGGCCGGGTGTTGGCGGGTCCCGTAGTGCGCTCGTTCTACTCTCTGGCTCGCGGGTGTCCGGTCGGTGGTCATCGTCTTCCCCCAGTAGACGTTCGGCACGACACACCGTATCAACCCGGGACGATTCTCGGAGGGCGGGAATCCGTCTCCCACCGACGTTTGCGGTCACGTTTCCGATTTCGAAAACGATTACAGAACCGGGGCTCGCGGCGATCCGTTGCTCGTCCGGAACCGGGTTCGGCCGACACCCGCGGCTCCCAATCGGCCTCGAAAGAATATACCTCGTGTACCCCTACCCGAGGTATTTTTTCGGTGTCACCCATCCTTTAAATGCTTTGTGGTCGGGGATGGTACCGGCGTCGCTACTCCGCCGTCGGCGCCGTTCCGTTGAACACGAGTTCGGTCCCCGGACCCACGCCGGTCCGGTTGGCGAACCCGCGCGGGAGCTCGACGACGTACTTCGCCTTGCCGTCGCTGGGGTAGGTCTCCAGTTCGCTCGTCGACGCGTTCGGCTGGGTCCTCGCGTGCTGGACGTTGAGCACCTCCCCGTCCGGACCGACGAAGATCATGTCCAGCGGAATCAGGGTGTTCTTCATCCAGAACGACACCTGCTGGGCGTTCGGGTAGACGAACACCATCCCGCTGTCGTTCGCGAGCGACTCGCGGTGCATCAGGCCCGACCGGCGCTCCCCGGCCTCGTCGGCGACGCGCAGGCTGACCTTCGCGTTCTCGCCGTTCGGCACGACGAACGTGGCGTTGACGACCCGCTCGACGTCGGTCGTCGTCGGCGCCGGGGTCGTCGTCCGGTCGTCGGCCGTTCCCGTCGAGTTCGGCTCTCCGCCGGCGTCGGTCGTCGTTCCGCCGCCGAGGCCTCCGACGCACCCGCCGAGCAGCACCATCGCCCCCACCAGAAGCGCTGCGTACGTTCTCATGCGTCGAAGTACCCCCCGACCAGATAAAAAGGTTAGAGCGCGACGATGACGAAGCCCACCAGCAGCGAGAGCGTGACGACGAACTGCACGACCGCCGACCCGAGGACCCCCACTGCGGCGTAGGCGGCCGCCCGGGCGCCCCGCCCGGCGCTCCGCGTGCGGTAGAGTTCGGCGGCGAACACCACGGCCGCGACCCCGAGGACCAGCGCGGCAGGTCCGGCGACGAACAGCAGCGGGATGCTGACCACGGACGCGAGAGCGACGGTCTTCGTCGAGGCACCGCCCGCGCCCGCCGCGAGCGCGCCGCCGAACTGGTCGGCGAGGATGGCCGCGATGCCGACGAGCGTGAACGCAGCCAGCGCGAGGAGGCCTGGTACGGCGTAGCCCGTCGACCACCAGTAGAGGTAGATGCCGACCAGCGACAGCCCCGCGCCCGGAACGAGCGGGACGACGCTCCCGGCCACGCCCCCGAGCAGGATCGCCACGGCGACCAGGAAGAACGGGTCCATGCCCCTCGCTTGGACTGTCCGCCGGTTAGCGGTTCCGGCTGCACTGCGTCTTCCGTGCCCTTAGTTTACGTAAACGCAAACGTTACTCCAAACGCAATCGCAAATGTTGTTTCCGATACACGTGTCTGACGAAGGATTAAATGGGTCGTTTGCGTTTGCGCAAACGCAAAATGGCACGCTCCATCCGGGCCTGTACCTTCCTCGACAAGGGCGGTACGGGCAAGACGACCACGGCGGCCCACCTCGGGGTCGCGCTGGCCGAGCAGGGCAACGACGTGCTGCTCATCGACCTCGCGGGCAAGCAGGGCGACCTCGTCAAGCACTTCGGCCGGTGGGAGACCGTCGAGCGCCAGATCGCCGAGGACGACGACTGGCCCAACATCTCCACGGTGTTCCAGGACCAGTGGGGCGCAATCGCCGAGAAGCTTGGCGAGGCCGCGGTCGAGGGGCTCATCCTCGAGACCGACGAGGGCGTCGACCTGATTCCGGCCCACCCGGGCCTCGACGGCCTCGACGCCGAACTGGGCAACATCGACGACGCCCAGGACCGCTACTCCCGGCTCGACGCGTTCCTCGACGAGTACATCGAACCGCTGGGCTACGACGCCGTCCTCATCGACCTGCCGGGGCTGACCAACAACGTCAGCTACAACGGCCTCTGGGCCGCCCGGAACGTCATCGCGCCGGTCGAGATGGGCCCGTTCGAGTCCGAGCAGGCCGAGGCGCTCCGCGCGGACCTCGACAAGATCGGGGCCAACTTCGACGTGGACGTCCGCCTCTCCATGGTGCTGCCGAACAAGGTCGACACCCGGACGAAGCTCGCCGAGGAGTACCTCGCCGACTTCGAGGCGGCCTACCCCGAGGCCTTCGTCGCCTCCCACGTCCCGGTGAGCCAGGACATCCGGAACGCGGCCGAGTCGGGCCGGACCGCGTTCGCGCTCGAGGAGCCCTCGACGACTGCCCGGCGTGCACGCGAAGCGTTCCTCGACATCGCCGAGACGCTGACCGAGCGACTGGAGCGCGCCGAGCCCCGCGCGGCCGCCGGAGGTGAGACCGCGTGAGCGACCCGGATCTCGAGGAGCTCCGCCAGCAGACCCAGCGCACCGACCGACTCGCGGAGTCGGCCGCCGGCGACGACGGGACCGACGACCTGGTCGAGGACCTGGTCGACGCCCTGACCGCCATCGACGAGGGCGACCAGGCCAAGACGTTCGCGGCACGCGACGAGTCGGTGACCGCGCTCCTCACTACCCTGGCCGACCGCGAGGAGGACCTCGAGGCGGTCGGCACCTCCCTCCAGGGCGCGCTGGGCCGGGACGTCGACCGCGACGCGCTCGACCGCAGCGAGATCGTCCGGCTCGCGGTCCGGCTCGGTCTCAGGGAGGCCGCGCCGGAGTACCTCGACCTGCTCGCCGACGCGTCGGCCGAGCACGCCCGTCGGAACTTCTGAGGGCCGTTTCCGGGTTCGTCTTTCGCATCCGTTCTCCGATTTGCATCCGTGTCCGGTTCCGTTTGCGTTTTCGAAAACGCTCACGCACACGTTATCGCTAGTCGATAGTCATTGGGTTGCCCGTCATCGACGACGGTTCGTTTTCCATCTCCGGACCGATGGAACCCTTCTGTCGGACCCGAACGTCGGACCGCGAAGACCTCTATGCGAAAACGTATTCGTTAACGTAATCGTAAATTCCTTCGTAACGGCAACCCCAGTCCTCGAGAGAAACGACGCGGTCCCGAAGGGCCGAGACTCGAACCGTATTCGAACCGATCTGGCGGAAACGCAAACGTAAACGAACACGAAAACGATACCGGAAACGAAACCGGGGCTGCTGCGGCGTTCGTTGTTTTCAGCCGCGCGAGGTAGAGATTGATAAGTGATGGCGACGTACGACCAGTCGTGACCGACGAGGCGCCGACGTTCGACATCCCCCGCCGGCCCGAGCGGACCTACCCCCGCGACGGCGGCGTGGAGTACGAGGGCGGCACCGTCTTCCGGCTCTCGCCCGACGCCGACCGGTCGGAGTCGGACCTGGTCGCGCTCGTCGAGGACGTGCTCGACGGCGACCGGTACACCTTCGGCGACTGGTTCGAACTCCCCGCGCCGGTGTATCTGGTCCACGACGAGCGCCACTCCACCGCGTTCCGGGTCGTGATCCGCCACGGGAGCGTGGAGCTCCACGTCCTCCCCGAGACCGCCCCGGAGGCCCTGGAGGGGATGTACGCCCGCCTCTGCGAGGACGACGACTGCGGCTGGCGCGTCGATTGCGAGACGACGCGGCCGGACTGACGCGCCGGGCCGGCTCGGAACGGGAGGGCGGCGCCCCGCCGCGCGGTAGCTTTTTATCGTCGCCGCGATACCGGACCCGTAATGACCCTTCCCACGACCGACGACGCCCAGTTGCGGACCAGCGACACCGCCCCCGAGATGTGGGAGTTCGCGGAGGACGCCGACCCCGCCGAGGCCCGCCGGGCCTACCCCAGCGGGTGGCTCTGGGTGACCGGCGAGGACGCCGTCCGGTCGCTGCTGATCGCGCTGCTGGACGCCGACCCCGACGCTCGGTACGGCTTCGACGACCTCGCTTCGCGGGCGGACCGCGACGACGCGGCGGTCGAGCGGGCCATCGACGCGCTCATCTCGCTCGGCGTGCTGTTCGCCGACGAGGGGACGTATCGCATCAACGAGCACGCCATCGTCTACCACGCGGCGGGCGAACTCGCGGCTGCCGTCGAGGCGACCGGCGCGCCCGACGACGAGTCGGGCCTGGCGTACCTCGCGCGACTCGAGTCGGTGCGGCTGATGCTCGACGCCCTGCTGGAGGCAGACCTCGACCGGTCGCTGACCCAGGAGGACGTGCATCTACTGACGGGCGTCTCGCGCAAGCGAGTCTGGCTCCACGTCGAGAAGCTGGTCGAACTCGGCGTCCTCGAGGAGTCGGGCGACGAGTACCGCCTCGGTTCCGAGAGTCCCGTCCTGCGGCTGGTGCAGTCGCTCGACGCGGCGGTCGTCGGCGCGACGCTCGCTCCGTCCCACCCCTGAGACGTTCTCGGTCGGTCGTCCCCGATGCCCGCAGTGGGGTCAGTCGCTCAGGCGGTCGCTTCCTGCGGAAGGTCCACGTACTGGGCCTCCCACTCCCGGCGGGCCTCGATCTCGCGAGTGCCCCGGCGCGTCAGCGTGTAGTAGTTGGTGCGGCGGTCGCGCTGGCCCTTCTCGACGAACCCCTTGTCGACGAGGGTGTCGAGGTTCGGGTAGAGCCGGCCGTGGTGGATCTCCTTCTCGTAGTAGTCCTCGAGTTCGTCCTTGATGGCGAGCCCGTGCGGTTCGTCCAGCCCCGCGATGACGTACAGCAGATCTCTCTGGAAGCCTGTCAGGTCGTACATCGTCTCCCCTTTTAGACCGGAACCTTCCTATCGGGAAAAGGATGATGGCCGTTTCGAACTCGCGGAACTGTCACGCCCGCGAGACGGCAGAATCGCCGGACGCTACCGGTTTTGCTCGGTTAAGCATTCCATACTCACCGACTCGACCCAGGTGTCGGCGACCGCCGACTCGTCGGTCCGATTGGCACGTGGGATGCCAACGAGGCGCAAATGGTCGCCGTCCGACACCGCGCCAGCGAGGTCGTGCTCGAGCAGGACCGGCACCTCGTCGTCGCCGTCGGGGTCGCGGACCGTCACCTCCTGGGCGTCGACGTACTCGCTGGCTTCGGGCTCGAAGGAGAGGTAGCCCACCGAACTGCACCGCGGGCACTTGGCGTTGGTCCGGAACTCCCGGCCGGACTGGGGGACGTGGCGGGTCACGTCCTCGCACTTCGCGCACCGGAACGCCGCGCGCACGACCTTGGGGCGGAGCGGCCCCGCGTCGGTGACGACGCAGCGCATCGTGTGGAGGCTGTTGAGGTGCTCCGCGCGGAGGTCCGCGAGCGCGACCTCGCTCTCGCCGGGCAGGTCGCTGACCCGGAGGTAGACGTCCCGGAGCTCCCGGTCGATCTCGCCCGAGAGGAACCGCGACAGCGCGGCCTTGCCCGCGCGCAGCGCCTCGTCGGGGTCCGCGAGCAGCGGCCTGACGAACCGGTAGTCGTGGCCGAACCGCTCGGAGCTCACCGATAGCGCCCGCTCGTCGGGGTAGCGGTCCACGAACCGGCGGACCGTCTCGGTCTCGTCGCGGTACACGTACTCGTACCACTTCTCGGTCAGGTCGCCGCTTCGCGCTGACATGGGGGTGCGTTCCCCCGCGTCGGTCTTTGTTACACGCCACCTGTCCGCGGCGGGACCGGTTTAGCGTGATCCTGCGACCCCGACGCTGCCGGGCGATACCTCAGCCGTTTTCGTTTACGTTTACGCTTCCGTTTCCGAAATCGTGTTCGAAGGCGCATCGGTCTACCGGCAGGTCGGTCGGGGACCGCCCTGCGACGGCGGGCGACACACCCGTCTTTATGGAGTCTCACGTGCCATCACCTCTCATGTCATCTCCCCCCGCGGACGGGTCCGACTTCGAGAGCTACCGGGAGACGGTCGGCGTCGACGCGCCAGACGACGCGGCCCACGCCGACCTCGCCGGGGACCTCCGGTCGGCCTGCGACGGCGATGTCCGGTTCGACGAGTACACGCAGATCCTGTACGCGACCGACGGGAGCATCTACCAGGCCCGACCGGCGGGCGTCGTCTTCCCGACCGATACGGCCGATGTCCAGGCCGCGATGCGGGTGGCGGCCGACCACGACGCGACGGTCCTGCCCCGCGGCGCAGGCTCGTCGCTGGCGGGTCAGGCCGTCGGCTCCGGGTGCGTCGTGCTCGACTTCACCCGGCACATGGACGCGATTCTCGAGGTGGACGCCGACGCCAAGCGAGCGACGGTCCGCCCCGGCGTCGTCCAGGACCACCTCGACGCCCGGCTCGCCGAGGACGGCCTGAAGTTCGCGCCCGACCCGGCGTCGTCGAACCGGGCGACCGTCGGCGGCGGCATCGGCAACAACTCGACCGGCGCCCACTCGGTCCGGTACGGTATCACCGACGCGTACGTCGAGGAGTGCGAGGCGGTGCTGGCCGACGGGACGACGATTCGCGCACGCGAGGTCGAGCTCGACGGGCCCGAGTGGGACGAGATCGTGTCGGGCGACGACCGCGAGGCCGACCTCTACCGGACCGTCCGCGGCCTGGTCGAGGACAACGCCGACGAGATCGAGCGCCGGTATCCCGAGCTCAAGCGGTCGGTGTCGGGGTACAACCTCCACAAGTGCGTGTACGTAAACGAAAACGGAAACGAATGCGTAAACATCGCCAAGCTGCTGGTCGGCGCCGAGGGGACGCTGGGCGTCGTGACCGAAGCGACCCTCTCGCTGGTGTCGAAGCCCGACGAGACCGCCCTGGCGCTGTACTGCTTCGAGGACCTGTTGTCGGCGATGGAGGCCGTCCCGGTCGCGCTCGACTTCGATCCGAGCGCGGTCGAACTGATGGACGACGAGGTGTTCCGGCTCGCCCGGGAGTCGACCGAGTACGCCGAGTACGCCGAACCCATCCCCGACGAGGCGGCGGCCGCCCTGATGCTGGAGTTCGACTCGGAGGTCCGCGACGACCTCGAAGGGGCTATCGCCGAGACCAACGCCGAGTTCGTCCACGCGGGCGCGGCGTTCGACGTGCTGGAGGCCTACGACGACGAGTCCCAGGCGAAGCTCTGGAAGCTCCGGAAGGCCGCCATCCCGCTGCTGATGAGCATGGAGGGCGACCCCAAGCCCTACCCGTTCATCGAGGACGCCTCGGTCCCGCCCGCGGAGCTCGCCGAGTACGTCCAGGGGTTCGAGGGCGTGTTGGAGGCCCACGACACCTCGGCGGCGTACTTCGCCCACGCCGGCAGCGGCACCCTCCACGTCCGGCCGGTGCTGAACCTCAAGGACGCCGAAGGAGTCGAAAAGATGCGTTCCATCGCCGAGGACGTCACCTCGCTCGTGCTCGAACACCACGGGTCGTTCTCGGGCGAGCACGGCGACGGCCTCGCCCGGACCCAGTTCAACCCGAAGCTCTACGGCCCCGACCTCTGGGACGCCTTCAAGCGGCTCAAGACCGCGTTCGACCCCGACTGGCGCATGAACCCCGGCAAGGTCGTCTACCGGGACTCGCCGGACGACTACGGACCGGACTCCGATAGGGCCGTCGGCGCGGACATCCGGGAGAACCTGCGGTACGGCCCGGCCTACTCGTCGCTCGAACCCGCGACCGAGCAGGACTTCTCGGACGACGGGGGCTTCTCGCACCTCGTCGAGCTCTGCAACGGCTGCGGCACCTGCCGCCAGACCGATTCGGAGGTGATGTGTCCCTCCTACCGCGGGATGGACGACGAGATGGCGACCACCCGCGGCCGGGCCAACATGCTCCGGGCGGCCATCTCGGGCGAGCTCCCGCCCGAGGAGATGTACACCGAGCGCTTCCAGAAGGAGGTGCTCGACCTCTGTCTCGGCTGCAAGGGCTGTCAGAGCGACTGCCCGACGGGCGTCGACCTCGCGAAACTGAAGGCCGAAGTCAAGCATCGGTACCACCAGCGCGAGGGCGCGGGCCTCCGCGAGCGACTGTTCGCGGAGGTCGACCGGCTCGCGGCCGTGGGGTCGGCGCTCGCGCCCGTCTCGAACTGGCTGGTCGACCTGCCCGGCTCCGGCGTCGTCGCCGAGAAGGCGCTGGGCATCGCCCGCGAGCGGGACTTCCCCGAGTTCGCCGACCAGTCGTTCGCGGCGTGGTTCGAGGCCCGGGGCGGCCCCCGGATCTCCGCTTCCGAGGCGACCGAGCGCGTCCTGTTCGTTCCCGACACCTACACCAACTACGTCTACCCCGCGACCGGCCGGGCCGCGGTCCAGGTGCTCGAAGCCGCCGGCGTCAGGGTGGAGGTGCCCGACGCCGACCCGAGCGGCCGGCCGGCGTACTCCGAGGGGTTTCTCGACGTCGCCCGCGACCGCGCCCGGTCGAACGTCGACCTGCTGGCGCCCCGGGTCCGCGACGGCTGGTCGGTCGTCTACCCCGAACCGTCCGACGCCGCGATGGTCCAGGACGAGTACCGCGACCTGCTCCCGGACTCGGACGACGTCGACGAGGTCGCCGCCAGCGCCTACGGCGTCTGCGAGTACCTCGACACGCACCACGCCGGCGCGGTCGACTTCGAGGCGCCCGACCGCCGGCTGGCCTACCACGGCCACTGCAATCAGAAGGCGCTGGGTACCGCCGGCCACGCCGCCGCGGTGCTCTCCCGGGCGGGCTACGAGGTGGCCGCGCTCGACTCGGGCTGCTGCGGGATGGCCGGGTCGTTCGGCTACCACGCCGAGCACTACGACCTCTCGCAGTCCATCGGCGACATCCTGCGCGATCAGATCGCCGAGACCGACGCCGACGAGGTGGTCGCGCCCGGGGCGTCCTGCCGGTCGCAGCTCGACACCGAGCGACCGACCCACCCGGTCGAGGCGCTGGCCGCGGCGCTCCCTGACTGACCGACGGACCGACTTTCCCCTCCGAGTAGGGTCTTCGGTACCGGAGTCTCACGGTTTCAGCTCCGGAAGCGGACGTATTTTCCGCCAGTTCGGTTGAACTGTCGGCCGAAACATTCAAAACCTTACGCTCGCCGTGTAGCAAGTAATTAACATTATTAATCATTGGGTTGTCTGCCGGGACGGGTATGTCAAGAAATGGCACGGTACTCGGACGGCGTCGATTCTTGCAACTGACCGG
This region of Halorussus rarus genomic DNA includes:
- a CDS encoding DUF192 domain-containing protein; protein product: MRTYAALLVGAMVLLGGCVGGLGGGTTTDAGGEPNSTGTADDRTTTPAPTTTDVERVVNATFVVPNGENAKVSLRVADEAGERRSGLMHRESLANDSGMVFVYPNAQQVSFWMKNTLIPLDMIFVGPDGEVLNVQHARTQPNASTSELETYPSDGKAKYVVELPRGFANRTGVGPGTELVFNGTAPTAE
- a CDS encoding ParA family protein, producing MARSIRACTFLDKGGTGKTTTAAHLGVALAEQGNDVLLIDLAGKQGDLVKHFGRWETVERQIAEDDDWPNISTVFQDQWGAIAEKLGEAAVEGLILETDEGVDLIPAHPGLDGLDAELGNIDDAQDRYSRLDAFLDEYIEPLGYDAVLIDLPGLTNNVSYNGLWAARNVIAPVEMGPFESEQAEALRADLDKIGANFDVDVRLSMVLPNKVDTRTKLAEEYLADFEAAYPEAFVASHVPVSQDIRNAAESGRTAFALEEPSTTARRAREAFLDIAETLTERLERAEPRAAAGGETA
- a CDS encoding DUF456 domain-containing protein, producing MDPFFLVAVAILLGGVAGSVVPLVPGAGLSLVGIYLYWWSTGYAVPGLLALAAFTLVGIAAILADQFGGALAAGAGGASTKTVALASVVSIPLLFVAGPAALVLGVAAVVFAAELYRTRSAGRGARAAAYAAVGVLGSAVVQFVVTLSLLVGFVIVAL
- a CDS encoding minichromosome maintenance protein MCM, giving the protein MSARSGDLTEKWYEYVYRDETETVRRFVDRYPDERALSVSSERFGHDYRFVRPLLADPDEALRAGKAALSRFLSGEIDRELRDVYLRVSDLPGESEVALADLRAEHLNSLHTMRCVVTDAGPLRPKVVRAAFRCAKCEDVTRHVPQSGREFRTNAKCPRCSSVGYLSFEPEASEYVDAQEVTVRDPDGDDEVPVLLEHDLAGAVSDGDHLRLVGIPRANRTDESAVADTWVESVSMECLTEQNR
- a CDS encoding PadR family transcriptional regulator encodes the protein MYDLTGFQRDLLYVIAGLDEPHGLAIKDELEDYYEKEIHHGRLYPNLDTLVDKGFVEKGQRDRRTNYYTLTRRGTREIEARREWEAQYVDLPQEATA
- a CDS encoding cation-translocating P-type ATPase, producing MDWHAAPPSEVYDELDADETGLSADEAERRLAEYGPNEIRDRDGVSLAGLFADQFRNWLTYLLVVAAALSLGVGFLPGQTPEYAEAGLIAAILLANGLFGFVQDYRTERSIQALRSLSTPDATVLRDGEKRTVDAREVVPGDVFFVAQGDVIPADGRLVDAQRLAADESALTGESASVEKTTDAVAPDAPPADREGMVFTNTHAVQGRGTAVAVATGMDTEVGAIAEQLGSTEEQPTPFQEEVDALGRRIAGLTLGIIGFVAAVQLLVAGSSPVAVLLVAVTLAVAAVPEGLPAVVTLTLALGSRRLLRRNALVRRLPVVESLGSVDVIVTDKTGTLTENEMTVRRAYAGGEVVELPTGERAAAETRADGPTPPALAALLRTGAVCNDAERGPDGYRGDPTEVALLRAAEEAGVAESVERLREVPFSSERKRMTVVAPADDNDVNAYANEYANGHKYENENGRGSENAIPESGPTAYVKGAPEVILDRCESELADGRAVALTDERRAEILAVTGDFAADALRVLAFARKNGVDPEAGDDELESDLTFVGLQGLMDPPRPEVADAVADCRRAGIRTVMATGDNVETAKAIGAELGFDPEGALTGPEIEALSDDELAECVEDVEVFARVSPAHKVAILRALQERDHAVAMTGDGVNDAPALKRADVGIAMGRRGTDVARTAADVVLRDDNFATIRDAVAEGRGVFDNVRKFVNYLLSANAGEVLVVFFGALVGAALFPEAFAGREAVVLTPVMLLWVNLVTDGLPALALGADPKADDVMDRPPRDPGERVVNRRVLASVGTIAVLMAVAGLAVFFYALDRTALVAAQTVLFTFLVVIELVRIQLIRSRYGLSVGSNPWLLAAVGVTFALQLAVLYTPLRSPFGVVALGATEWTWLAAGFGAFVVLALAARVGLARLVGE
- a CDS encoding FAD-binding and (Fe-S)-binding domain-containing protein — encoded protein: MSSPPADGSDFESYRETVGVDAPDDAAHADLAGDLRSACDGDVRFDEYTQILYATDGSIYQARPAGVVFPTDTADVQAAMRVAADHDATVLPRGAGSSLAGQAVGSGCVVLDFTRHMDAILEVDADAKRATVRPGVVQDHLDARLAEDGLKFAPDPASSNRATVGGGIGNNSTGAHSVRYGITDAYVEECEAVLADGTTIRAREVELDGPEWDEIVSGDDREADLYRTVRGLVEDNADEIERRYPELKRSVSGYNLHKCVYVNENGNECVNIAKLLVGAEGTLGVVTEATLSLVSKPDETALALYCFEDLLSAMEAVPVALDFDPSAVELMDDEVFRLARESTEYAEYAEPIPDEAAAALMLEFDSEVRDDLEGAIAETNAEFVHAGAAFDVLEAYDDESQAKLWKLRKAAIPLLMSMEGDPKPYPFIEDASVPPAELAEYVQGFEGVLEAHDTSAAYFAHAGSGTLHVRPVLNLKDAEGVEKMRSIAEDVTSLVLEHHGSFSGEHGDGLARTQFNPKLYGPDLWDAFKRLKTAFDPDWRMNPGKVVYRDSPDDYGPDSDRAVGADIRENLRYGPAYSSLEPATEQDFSDDGGFSHLVELCNGCGTCRQTDSEVMCPSYRGMDDEMATTRGRANMLRAAISGELPPEEMYTERFQKEVLDLCLGCKGCQSDCPTGVDLAKLKAEVKHRYHQREGAGLRERLFAEVDRLAAVGSALAPVSNWLVDLPGSGVVAEKALGIARERDFPEFADQSFAAWFEARGGPRISASEATERVLFVPDTYTNYVYPATGRAAVQVLEAAGVRVEVPDADPSGRPAYSEGFLDVARDRARSNVDLLAPRVRDGWSVVYPEPSDAAMVQDEYRDLLPDSDDVDEVAASAYGVCEYLDTHHAGAVDFEAPDRRLAYHGHCNQKALGTAGHAAAVLSRAGYEVAALDSGCCGMAGSFGYHAEHYDLSQSIGDILRDQIAETDADEVVAPGASCRSQLDTERPTHPVEALAAALPD